A window of the Lepus europaeus isolate LE1 chromosome 5, mLepTim1.pri, whole genome shotgun sequence genome harbors these coding sequences:
- the LOC133760976 gene encoding cornifin alpha: protein MSSQQQKQPCTVPPQLQQHQVKQPCQPPPQEPCVPKTKEPCQPKVPEPCQPKVPEPCQPKVPEPCQPKVPEPCQPKVPEPCQPKVPEPCQPKVPEPCQSKVPQPCQPKVPEPCQPKVPEPCQPKVPEPCQPKVPEPCQQKTKQK, encoded by the coding sequence ATGAGTTCTCAGCAGCAGAAGCAGCCCTGCACCGTACCCCCTCAGCTGCAGCAGCACCAGGTGAAGCAGCCTTGCCAGCCTCCACCCCAGGAACCCTGTGTCCCCAAAACCAAGGAGCCCTGCCAGCCCAAGGTGCCGGAGCCCTGCCAGCCCAAGGTGCCAGAGCCCTGCCAGCCCAAGGTGCCGGAGCCATGCCAGCCCAAGGTGCCAGAGCCCTGCCAGCCCAAGGTGCCGGAGCCATGCCAGCCCAAGGTGCCAGAGCCATGCCAACCCAAGGTGCCGGAGCCCTGCCAGTCCAAGGTTCCACAGCCCTGCCAACCCAAGGTGCCTGAGCCCTGCCAGCCCAAGGTGCCTGAGCCATGCCAGCCCAAGGTGCCGGAGCCCTGCCAGCCCAAGGTGCCGGAGCCATGCCAGCAGAAGACAAAGCAGAAGTGA